A window of the Candida orthopsilosis Co 90-125, chromosome 1 draft sequence genome harbors these coding sequences:
- a CDS encoding Hak1 potassium transporter gives MSAANSTLKMDTSMNEQSSNTNEIYQDVDEYNEDEESSIDSTPVSPPPPARKQSWREIFMLSFSSLGAIYGDLGTSPLYTMNSIKYSQSPPNKDDVYGGVSIIFYVFTIIVIFKYVCIVLVFGPNNGEGGQVAIYAKIARFLKIGPKGVVIPGKTEGGELDDSDLKVLARQDTSMSTDTLHSRIEQIKQHPVLIKILKLFILGACFFGCSLVMSDGLLTPTTSVLSAIGGIQIAVPSFNSVLAVSEVILVVLFLIQQFGSTKISFTFAPIICIWMFGLIICGIYNIVVHHPGIFAALSPYYAIKILRNGGIDVFGGAMLAITGTEAMFADIGHFGKLPIQLTLSFFVYPALILCYLGQGAYLVKHPDAVVNPFFISLPGGTGSAPYWIMFVLSTLSSIIASQALILSVFSITSQLINLDCFPKLRVVHVSHQYAGKVYIPTVNWMLMIGVVCTAAGFKNSNNVTAAYGLGISLDLIVTSSLIVICLFYVYNTNIFWPVAFAFVFIPLEACLVIANLKKVPHGAWFPLMMAVLFSTFLTIWRWARSRKVDQEIHQQVKIADLYPFFQAKSVTVDLSGDLDLSTRGRSRERVTVIPQPARNQVITKYGTQVLQKHLGVGFMYVNSLLTNSPNTLPQLYAKIIQNFASIPNNLVFVGVRVLSIPYVVDHQRFVLAPMKLPGHHKCIVRFGFMEEIQMSQELIKSIMQSMPIPEVVIDELPVIHFFENNVIQCREFERDDRWVVNVVLKLRHAVRKLVVNYLFNPLIQLTHEYDNGDEEMERILIGGLARI, from the coding sequence ATGTCAGCAGCTAATTctactttgaaaatggaCACATCCATGAACGAACAATCTTCCAACACTAATGAGATCTAtcaagatgttgatgaatacaatgaagatgaagaatcaTCGATAGATTCAACTCCAGTTTCACCTCCGCCACCTGCTCGCAAACAGTCATGGAGGGAAATCTTCATGttgtcattttcttcattagGTGCAATATATGGTGACTTGGGCACGTCTCCGTTATACACCATGAACTCGATCAAGTATTCTCaatcaccaccaaataAGGATGATGTATATGGTGGTGTGTCAATCATCTTTTATGTATTCACTATAattgtcattttcaaatatgttTGTATTGTGTTGGTATTTGGTCCCAATAATGGCGAAGGTGGTCAAGTGGCAATATATGCTAAAATTGCCCggtttttgaaaatcgGGCCCAAGGGAGTTGTTATACCAGGAAAGACCGAGGGTGGGGAGTTGGATGATCTGGATTTAAAAGTGCTTGCAAGACAAGACACGTCGATGTCAACTGATACATTacattcaagaattgagCAGATCAAGCAACATCCAGTATtgattaaaattttgaaattgttcattCTTGGTGCTTGTTTCTTTGGTTGTTCTTTGGTTATGTCGGATGGTTTATTAACTCCAACAACTTCAGTACTAAGTGCCATCGGTGGTATTCAAATCGCTGTGCCTAGTTTCAACAGTGTCCTTGCAGTTTCCGAAGTCATTTTGGTTGTCCTATTTcttattcaacaatttggttcAACAAAGATCAGCTTCACATTTGCACCAAttatttgtatttggatGTTTGGGCTAATCATTTGTGGTATTTACAATATTGTTGTTCACCATCCAGGTATATTTGCTGCTTTATCTCCTTACTACGCCATCAAGATATTACGCAATGGTGGGATTGATGTCTTTGGGGGTGCAATGTTGGCCATAACTGGTACTGAAGCCATGTTTGCTGATATTGGCCATTTTGGTAAGTtaccaattcaattgacattgagtttctttgtttatcCTGCATTGATCTTGTGTTACCTAGGACAAGGAGCTTATTTGGTAAAACATCCTGATGCCGTTGTCAATCCGTTCTTCATTTCATTGCCTGGTGGTACTGGATCTGCTCCTTATTGGATCATGTTTGTGCTTTCCACATTAAGCAGTATTATTGCATCACAAGCATTGATACTTTCAGTGTTTAGCATCACTTCCCAATTGATCAACCTCGATTGTTTTCCAAAGCTAAGGGTAGTCCATGTATCACATCAATATGCTGGTAAAGTATATATCCCCACTGTTAATtggatgttgatgattggTGTTGTATGTACAGCTGCAGGTTTCAAAAATAGCAACAATGTCACTGCAGCCTATGGATTGGGTATTTCGCTCGATTTGATTGTtacttcatcattgattgtCATTTGCTTGTTTTATGTTTACAACACCAACATCTTTTGGCCCGTTGCATTTGCCTTCGTATTCATCCCATTGGAAGCTTGTTTAGTCATTgccaatttgaagaaagtaCCCCATGGAGCTTGGTTCCCGTTAATGATGGCAGTATTATTTAGTACATTCCTCACGATCTGGAGATGGGCGAGATCAAGAAAAGTTGATCAAGAGATCCATCAACAAGTTAAAATTGCCGACTTGTATCCATTTTTCCAAGCAAAATCAGTGACAGTTGACCTTAGCGGTGACTTAGATTTAAGCACCAGAGGTAGATCAAGGGAAAGAGTGACTGTTATTCCTCAGCCAGCTAGGAACCAAGTAATAACCAAATACGGAACCCAAGTATTGCAAAAACACCTCGGTGTTGGATTCATGTATGTTAACTCATTGCTCACCAATAGTCCAAACACTTTGCCTCAATTATACGccaaaattattcaaaatttcgCATCAATACCCAATAACTTGGTATTTGTTGGAGTAAGAGTACTTTCCATTCCTTATGTGGTTGATCACCAAAGATTCGTTTTAGCACCAATGAAATTACCAGGTCACCATAAATGTATTGTTCGATTTGGATTCATGGAGGAGATTCAAATGAGTCAggaattgatcaaatctATTATGCAGCTGATGCCCATACCAGAAGTCGTTATTGATGAGTTACCAGTGATTCAtttctttgaaaacaatgtaaTTCAATGTCGTGAGTTTGAGCGTGATGACCGATGGGTAGTAAATGTAGTGTTGAAGTTGAGACACGCGGTTAGGAAATTAGTCGTGAATTACCTTTTCAAtccattgattcaattgactcATGAGTATGATAATGGGGATGAAGAGATGGAACGAATCTTGATTGGTGGCCTAGCTAGAATATag